The proteins below are encoded in one region of Pseudomonas ekonensis:
- a CDS encoding AsmA family protein — translation MKAFGKILGLVLLGLLLIIVAAGFALTHFFDPNDYKDEIRQIARDKAHIELTLNGDIGWSLFPWLGLELHEASVATLAKPAEPFADLQMLGLSVRVLPLLRREVQMSDVRVEGLNLRLSRDKTGHGNWEDIGKVPAPAGSTPPAAPGTSAAEAPAQPEKPAQPIRLDIDSLTVNNARVEYNDEHTGKQFSAESIQLSTGAVHDSTNIPVKATAFLGTNQPVLRVRTELNGELRFERALQRYKFEDLKLSGELAGDPLQGKTVTFAAQGQMLLDKAANVAEWTGIKISVNQLRALGELKANDLDKTPQISGGISIAQFDLAKFVDSIGQTLPAMAEGSLSKVELVSRVSATPTSAALDNINLKLDDSSFSGRIAVEDFAKQSLRAILKADTFNVDRYLPPKSAQASSAAQVRQAEVASTEADAMAGAGSTPLPEKPSKSAWSTERLFPVERLGKLDVDADLTFGQLTLDKLPIQNAALKATGQGGLLTLENLRGELFNGDFEAKGTLDVRPSAPVLNLQTRINRVPVEKILESQGKNPPVKGLVNLTGNFTASGNSQQALVETLNGNAGFVINNGVLLNANLEQQLCKGIATLNRKSLSGEPRGKDTPFQELKGNLTLRNGVASNPDLKVRIPGMTVNGDGDVDLRVLGMDYRVGIIVEGDTSAMPDPACQVGEKFVGVEWPLRCRGPLELGAKACRVDNERLGQVASKLAGDRISEKIDEKLGDKVSPELKNALKGLFKR, via the coding sequence GGACGAAATCCGCCAGATTGCCCGCGACAAGGCCCACATCGAGCTGACGCTCAACGGCGACATCGGCTGGAGCCTGTTCCCGTGGCTCGGCCTGGAGCTGCACGAGGCCAGCGTCGCGACCCTGGCCAAACCTGCCGAACCGTTCGCCGACCTGCAGATGCTCGGCCTGTCCGTGCGCGTGCTGCCGCTGCTGCGCCGCGAGGTGCAGATGAGCGACGTGCGCGTCGAAGGCCTGAACCTGCGCCTGAGCCGCGACAAGACCGGCCACGGAAACTGGGAGGACATCGGCAAGGTGCCGGCGCCGGCCGGCAGCACCCCGCCGGCTGCGCCAGGCACATCCGCCGCCGAGGCGCCGGCCCAGCCGGAAAAGCCGGCGCAGCCGATCCGCCTCGACATCGACAGCCTGACCGTCAACAACGCCCGCGTCGAATACAACGACGAGCATACCGGCAAGCAGTTCAGCGCCGAGAGCATCCAGCTGAGCACCGGCGCGGTGCACGACTCGACCAACATTCCGGTGAAGGCCACCGCGTTCCTGGGCACCAACCAACCGGTGCTGCGCGTGCGCACCGAACTCAACGGCGAACTGCGCTTCGAGCGCGCGCTGCAACGCTACAAGTTCGAAGACCTGAAGCTGAGCGGCGAACTGGCCGGCGACCCGCTGCAGGGCAAGACCGTCACCTTCGCCGCCCAAGGCCAGATGCTGCTGGACAAGGCCGCGAACGTCGCCGAATGGACCGGCATCAAGATTTCCGTGAACCAGTTGCGCGCCTTGGGCGAGCTGAAAGCCAACGACCTCGACAAGACGCCGCAGATCAGTGGCGGCATCTCCATCGCCCAGTTCGACCTGGCGAAGTTCGTCGACAGCATCGGCCAGACCCTGCCGGCCATGGCCGAAGGCAGCCTGAGCAAGGTCGAGCTGGTCAGCCGCGTCTCGGCCACGCCGACCAGCGCGGCGCTCGACAACATCAACCTGAAGCTCGACGACAGCAGCTTCAGCGGCCGCATCGCCGTCGAGGACTTCGCCAAGCAATCGCTGCGGGCGATCCTCAAGGCCGACACGTTCAACGTCGACCGCTACCTGCCGCCCAAGTCCGCCCAGGCCAGCAGCGCCGCCCAGGTGCGCCAGGCCGAGGTCGCCAGCACCGAGGCCGATGCCATGGCCGGCGCCGGCTCCACGCCGCTGCCGGAGAAACCGAGCAAGAGCGCCTGGAGCACCGAGCGTCTGTTCCCGGTGGAGCGCCTGGGCAAGCTCGACGTGGACGCCGACCTGACCTTCGGCCAGTTGACCCTGGACAAGCTGCCGATCCAGAACGCCGCGCTCAAGGCCACCGGCCAGGGCGGCCTGCTGACCCTGGAGAACCTGCGCGGCGAACTGTTCAACGGCGACTTCGAAGCCAAGGGCACCCTCGACGTGCGCCCGAGCGCGCCGGTGCTGAACCTGCAGACCCGGATCAACCGCGTCCCGGTGGAGAAGATCCTCGAAAGCCAGGGCAAGAACCCGCCGGTCAAAGGGCTGGTCAACCTCACCGGCAACTTCACCGCCAGCGGCAACAGCCAGCAGGCGCTGGTCGAGACCCTCAACGGCAACGCCGGGTTCGTGATCAACAACGGCGTGCTGCTCAACGCCAACCTGGAACAGCAACTGTGCAAGGGCATCGCCACCCTCAACCGCAAGTCCCTCAGCGGCGAGCCGCGGGGCAAGGACACGCCGTTCCAGGAGCTCAAGGGTAACCTGACCTTGCGTAACGGCGTGGCCAGCAACCCGGACCTGAAGGTGCGCATCCCCGGCATGACGGTCAACGGTGACGGCGACGTGGATCTGCGGGTACTGGGCATGGATTACCGTGTGGGCATCATCGTCGAGGGCGACACCAGCGCCATGCCGGATCCGGCCTGCCAGGTCGGCGAGAAGTTCGTCGGCGTCGAATGGCCGCTGCGCTGCCGCGGACCGCTGGAGCTGGGCGCCAAGGCTTGTCGGGTGGACAACGAACGCCTGGGCCAGGTCGCCAGCAAACTGGCCGGCGACCGGATCAGCGAGAAGATCGACGAAAAACTGGGCGACAAGGTCAGCCCTGAACTGAAGAACGCATTGAAGGGGCTGTTCAAGCGATGA
- the mutY gene encoding A/G-specific adenine glycosylase: MRAEQFSTAVLDWYDRHGRHDLPWQQGINPYRVWVSEIMLQQTQVSTVLNYFDRFMAALPTVQALAEAPEDEVLHLWTGLGYYTRARNLQKTAKIVVSQYGGEFPRDVEKLTELPGIGLSTAGAIASISMGLRAPILDGNVKRVLARFTAQEGYPGEPKVAKQLWAAAERFTPKDRVNAYTQAMMDLGATLCTRSKPSCLLCPLEKGCEAHMLGLETRYPIPKPRKAIPQKRTLMPMLSNGAGAILLYRRPSTGLWGGLWSLPELDGLDDLQHLADQHSLALGEQQALPGLVHTFSHFQLSIEPWLVQVRETGHHVAEADWLWYNLATPPRLGLAAPVKTLLERAAAVMNAGVSP; encoded by the coding sequence ATGAGAGCGGAGCAGTTTTCAACGGCGGTGCTGGACTGGTACGACCGCCACGGCCGCCACGACCTGCCCTGGCAGCAGGGCATCAACCCGTACCGGGTGTGGGTGTCGGAGATCATGTTGCAGCAGACCCAGGTCAGCACCGTGCTCAACTACTTCGACCGCTTCATGGCCGCGCTGCCCACGGTGCAGGCGCTGGCCGAAGCGCCGGAAGACGAAGTGCTGCACCTATGGACGGGCCTGGGCTACTACACCCGCGCCCGCAACCTGCAGAAGACCGCAAAGATCGTCGTCAGCCAATACGGCGGCGAATTTCCGCGGGATGTGGAAAAGCTCACGGAGCTGCCGGGCATCGGCCTGTCCACCGCCGGGGCGATCGCCAGCATCAGCATGGGCCTGCGCGCGCCGATCCTCGACGGCAACGTCAAACGGGTGCTGGCGCGCTTCACCGCCCAGGAAGGCTATCCGGGCGAACCGAAGGTGGCCAAGCAGCTGTGGGCCGCCGCCGAGCGCTTCACGCCCAAGGATCGGGTCAACGCCTACACCCAGGCGATGATGGACCTGGGCGCCACCCTGTGCACCCGCAGCAAGCCGAGCTGCCTGCTGTGTCCGCTGGAGAAGGGCTGCGAGGCGCACATGCTGGGCCTTGAGACCCGCTACCCGATCCCCAAGCCGCGCAAGGCGATCCCGCAGAAGCGCACGCTGATGCCGATGCTGAGCAACGGCGCGGGCGCGATCCTGCTTTACCGCCGCCCGTCCACCGGGTTGTGGGGCGGCCTGTGGAGCCTGCCGGAGCTCGACGGCCTCGACGACCTGCAACACCTGGCCGACCAGCATTCGCTGGCGCTCGGCGAGCAGCAGGCGCTGCCCGGCCTCGTCCACACCTTCAGCCACTTCCAGCTGTCCATCGAACCCTGGCTGGTGCAGGTCCGGGAGACCGGCCATCACGTGGCCGAGGCCGACTGGCTCTGGTATAACCTCGCCACCCCGCCGCGCCTGGGCCTCGCCGCCCCGGTCAAGACCTTGCTCGAACGCGCGGCCGCCGTAATGAATGCAGGAGTGTCGCCATGA
- a CDS encoding oxidative damage protection protein, with the protein MTRTVMCRKYKEQLEGLERPPYPGPKGQDIFEHVSAKAWADWQKHQTLLINEKRLNMMNAEDRKFIQGEMDKYFSGEEYAQAEGYVPPAE; encoded by the coding sequence ATGACCCGTACCGTAATGTGCCGCAAATACAAAGAACAGCTCGAAGGCCTGGAGCGTCCTCCGTACCCGGGGCCCAAGGGCCAGGACATCTTCGAGCACGTCTCGGCCAAGGCCTGGGCCGACTGGCAGAAGCACCAGACCCTGCTGATCAACGAAAAGCGCCTGAACATGATGAACGCCGAAGACCGCAAATTCATCCAGGGCGAAATGGACAAGTACTTCAGCGGCGAGGAATACGCCCAGGCCGAAGGCTACGTTCCGCCTGCGGAGTAA
- a CDS encoding anti-phage dCTP deaminase, which translates to MRFDGSIEDLKKKLEPITSAGEWYEINENQYQFKTRSNGILNWFPATGGISFQGNAESVKKLKSSVQSLLNSETKKIQNIDSPTISTEEFVSELSIEDTTEKTYFIDNTYSDSELIIGLVGTIGTDLPEVSKLITDRLKAFNYKTQNIKISTDIIANIGTPTESINEFDRISSYMEEGNRLRKESRDNSILALGAAARISKLREKPEPLRRNAFIINSLKSPAEVQKLRKIYSDGFFLIGVHADHTRRYEYLTKDKSLTSEQASRLIDRDADEREIYGQHTSDTYHLSDFFIDYNGSSDSLKKQVWRILDLLFGKPYITPTFDEYAMFMAFSASLRSADLSRQVGAVLTRDRCIISTGANDVPKAHGGLYWPDTDPKTREIADIPDGRDYMRGEDSNAIQKKLIIEGIIDALPEKYREELAPLIKSSKIKDITEYGRVVHAEMEALLSSARSGVSTAESDLYCTTFPCHNCAKHIVAAGIKRVVYVEPYPKSKALQFHSDSISLEKDSNNVIFEPFIGVGPRSFFNLFSTNLGSGYPVVRKTDQGETIDWKEADAKLRTQMLPCSYMDRETIAAALLSRYIEEI; encoded by the coding sequence ATGCGATTTGATGGAAGCATCGAAGACCTAAAGAAGAAGCTTGAACCTATTACCTCTGCCGGAGAATGGTACGAGATCAACGAAAACCAATATCAGTTCAAGACCAGGAGTAATGGCATCCTAAACTGGTTTCCTGCCACCGGCGGCATATCGTTCCAAGGCAATGCTGAGTCCGTAAAAAAGCTGAAGTCTTCGGTACAGTCACTTCTGAATTCTGAAACCAAAAAAATCCAGAATATTGACAGTCCTACCATCAGCACCGAGGAATTTGTTTCCGAGCTTTCAATTGAAGACACAACAGAAAAAACATACTTTATTGACAATACCTACTCCGACTCGGAGCTTATCATTGGTCTCGTAGGCACAATTGGAACAGACCTCCCTGAAGTATCGAAGCTCATAACCGACCGACTGAAAGCGTTCAACTACAAAACGCAAAATATAAAAATCTCTACCGACATAATCGCCAACATTGGCACCCCCACGGAAAGCATTAATGAATTTGATCGAATAAGCTCTTACATGGAAGAAGGAAATCGACTCAGAAAAGAGAGCCGAGACAACTCAATACTGGCTCTGGGCGCAGCAGCAAGAATAAGTAAACTGCGAGAAAAACCAGAACCGCTCCGTCGCAATGCATTCATCATCAACTCGCTCAAAAGCCCCGCCGAAGTTCAGAAACTCAGAAAAATCTATTCGGATGGATTTTTCCTGATAGGCGTTCACGCGGATCACACCAGAAGATACGAATACCTTACGAAAGACAAGTCGCTTACATCTGAACAAGCATCTCGCCTGATCGATAGAGACGCTGACGAAAGAGAGATATATGGACAACATACCAGTGACACCTACCACCTTTCTGACTTCTTTATCGACTACAACGGAAGTTCGGATTCCTTAAAGAAGCAGGTTTGGCGAATACTAGATCTTCTGTTTGGAAAACCCTATATAACTCCAACCTTTGATGAATATGCCATGTTCATGGCCTTTTCCGCTTCATTACGATCAGCCGATTTATCGCGCCAAGTGGGTGCCGTGCTCACAAGAGACCGGTGCATTATCTCTACTGGGGCAAATGACGTACCCAAAGCACATGGTGGCTTGTATTGGCCTGATACAGATCCCAAAACACGTGAAATAGCGGACATACCCGACGGCAGAGATTACATGAGGGGAGAGGACTCGAATGCAATTCAGAAAAAACTGATAATCGAGGGGATAATAGATGCCCTTCCAGAAAAATATAGAGAAGAGCTAGCTCCGCTCATAAAAAGCAGCAAAATAAAGGACATCACAGAATATGGAAGGGTCGTACACGCTGAAATGGAAGCACTTCTTTCCAGCGCAAGATCCGGGGTAAGCACGGCAGAAAGCGACCTTTATTGCACCACATTCCCATGTCATAACTGCGCCAAACACATCGTGGCGGCGGGTATAAAACGAGTCGTTTACGTTGAGCCGTACCCAAAGAGCAAAGCACTTCAGTTTCACTCAGATTCCATTTCCTTGGAAAAGGACAGCAACAATGTCATTTTCGAACCGTTTATCGGCGTTGGGCCTCGAAGCTTTTTTAACCTATTCTCAACGAATCTAGGAAGCGGATATCCGGTAGTGCGAAAAACCGATCAGGGTGAAACCATTGACTGGAAGGAAGCAGATGCTAAATTGCGCACCCAGATGTTGCCTTGCTCCTACATGGATCGTGAAACCATAGCTGCAGCACTGCTATCAAGGTACATAGAGGAAATCTAA
- a CDS encoding YceK/YidQ family lipoprotein has translation MLRVGLMAGLVLLQTACGTMIGRVSTGMSDVDYYKGVDGDLQLLGVTGKDGKPAAIICYFMIVCPLVTVVSMPVDAALDTVLLPVDYVNTL, from the coding sequence ATGTTGCGTGTGGGTTTGATGGCGGGTCTGGTGTTGTTGCAGACCGCGTGCGGCACCATGATCGGGCGGGTCAGTACGGGCATGTCCGACGTGGATTACTACAAGGGTGTCGACGGGGATCTGCAACTGCTCGGCGTGACCGGCAAGGACGGCAAGCCGGCGGCGATCATTTGCTACTTCATGATCGTCTGTCCGCTGGTCACCGTCGTATCGATGCCGGTGGACGCTGCGCTGGACACCGTCCTGCTTCCCGTGGATTACGTGAACACCCTATAG
- a CDS encoding carboxypeptidase regulatory-like domain-containing protein encodes MKRVIACMLPVAAVVALLFPVMVQATSLEPIDSAGVQVQQQQQNGINYLSGGIGLDESRAIQQSAGYNLHMTFAVGVQNLYTSDVDVVIQKTTGQPVLSLNQIGPLLYAQLPAGKYTVVATRNGEVRRDVADIGNGPARNLVFHWNWEPTQ; translated from the coding sequence ATGAAACGCGTCATTGCATGCATGCTGCCCGTCGCCGCCGTGGTTGCGCTGTTGTTTCCGGTGATGGTGCAGGCCACCAGCCTGGAGCCGATCGACAGCGCCGGCGTGCAAGTCCAGCAACAGCAGCAGAACGGCATCAACTACCTGTCCGGCGGGATCGGCCTGGACGAATCGCGGGCCATTCAGCAGTCCGCCGGCTACAACCTGCACATGACCTTCGCCGTCGGCGTGCAGAACCTGTACACCTCGGATGTCGATGTGGTCATCCAGAAAACGACCGGGCAACCGGTGCTCAGCCTCAACCAGATCGGGCCGCTGCTCTACGCGCAGTTGCCTGCGGGCAAATACACCGTGGTCGCCACCCGCAATGGCGAAGTGCGTCGCGATGTGGCAGACATCGGCAACGGGCCTGCGCGCAACCTGGTGTTCCACTGGAACTGGGAGCCGACCCAATAG
- a CDS encoding alpha/beta hydrolase family protein, whose protein sequence is MLAPSTPVANAMTLPSASPTRAQTPDKESVPFHEPAADGYPLGGFTWRHALPDTRRPVVIINAATSVRCRHYSRFAAYLFANGFDVLTYDYRGVGESRPSSMKGLKASWTDWGALDFEAMLKRAQREFPGQPIDVIGHSFGGCAAGLGASGQVIRRLVTVGAQFAYWRDYAPEHRLRMFGKWHVLMPLLTLFCGYFPGKRLGWLEDTPAGVVRDWSTPTPRYEGRPSGRKLLARDGRLPFAEVRAKALAISIGDDPYGTVAATERLLGYFSQAEKTHLRIEPQDIGEQEVGHFAFFRSAYQATLWPIALTWLQTGELASDTPGRKIPRSQAL, encoded by the coding sequence ATGCTCGCCCCTTCAACGCCAGTCGCCAACGCCATGACCCTACCCAGCGCATCGCCGACACGTGCCCAAACGCCCGACAAGGAAAGCGTGCCGTTCCATGAGCCCGCCGCCGACGGTTATCCCTTGGGCGGCTTCACCTGGCGCCACGCGCTGCCCGACACGCGTCGCCCGGTGGTGATCATCAACGCCGCCACTTCGGTGCGCTGCCGTCACTACTCGCGCTTCGCCGCCTACCTGTTCGCCAACGGCTTCGACGTGTTGACCTACGACTACCGGGGCGTCGGCGAATCGCGGCCCTCCTCCATGAAAGGCCTGAAAGCTTCCTGGACGGATTGGGGCGCGCTGGATTTCGAAGCGATGCTCAAGCGCGCGCAGCGGGAGTTTCCCGGCCAGCCCATCGATGTCATCGGCCACAGCTTTGGCGGCTGCGCGGCAGGCCTGGGCGCTTCCGGGCAGGTGATCCGACGATTGGTCACCGTCGGCGCGCAGTTCGCCTATTGGCGCGATTACGCGCCCGAGCACCGCCTGAGGATGTTCGGCAAATGGCACGTGCTGATGCCGCTGCTGACGCTGTTCTGCGGCTATTTCCCCGGCAAGCGCCTCGGCTGGCTGGAAGACACCCCCGCCGGCGTGGTGCGCGACTGGAGCACGCCCACGCCCCGCTACGAAGGGCGCCCGAGCGGCCGCAAGCTGCTGGCGAGAGACGGCCGGCTGCCCTTCGCCGAGGTGCGCGCGAAGGCGCTGGCGATCAGCATCGGCGACGATCCCTACGGCACGGTGGCGGCCACCGAACGCCTGCTCGGCTACTTCAGCCAGGCCGAAAAGACCCACCTGCGCATCGAGCCGCAGGACATCGGCGAACAGGAAGTCGGACATTTCGCCTTTTTTCGCAGCGCATACCAAGCCACACTATGGCCCATCGCTCTGACCTGGCTGCAGACCGGCGAGCTGGCCTCCGACACCCCGGGGCGCAAAATCCCACGCAGCCAAGCCCTTTAA
- the gabP gene encoding GABA permease, with amino-acid sequence MSSTHSSNGLEQGLKPRHVTMLSIAGVIGAGLFVGSGHAIAAAGPAVLLAYAAAGLLVVLVMRMLGEMAVASPDTGSFSTYADRAIGHWAGFTIGWLYWWFWVLVIPLEANAAATILHAWFPGVEIWAFALIITFLLTVTNLFSVKNYGEFEFWFALLKVVAIIGFIIVGIMAIFGLLPNSQVSGVSHIFDTQGFLPNGMGAVLGAILTTMFSFMGTEIVTIAAAESKNPGKQISKATNSVIWRIGLFYLVSIFIVVALVPWNDPSLANLGSYQTVLERMGIPNAKMIVDIVVLVAVTSCLNSALYTSSRMLFSLGKRGDAPAMATRTNNSGTPYWAVMLSTGAAFLCTFANYVAPAAVFEFLLASSGAIALLVYLVIAFSQLRMRKQRMARGEKISFSMWLFPGLTYAVIAFIIAALTIMLFQEAHRVEILATGLLSLLVVAAGLLVARRRKLEKGGAAVLS; translated from the coding sequence ATGAGCAGCACCCATAGCTCCAATGGCCTCGAACAGGGGCTCAAACCGCGTCATGTGACCATGCTGTCGATCGCCGGTGTGATCGGTGCAGGTCTGTTTGTCGGCTCCGGCCACGCCATCGCCGCCGCCGGTCCCGCCGTGCTGCTGGCCTACGCCGCCGCTGGCCTGCTGGTTGTACTGGTGATGCGCATGCTCGGCGAAATGGCCGTGGCCTCGCCGGACACCGGTTCCTTCTCCACCTACGCCGACCGCGCCATCGGCCATTGGGCCGGTTTCACCATCGGCTGGCTGTACTGGTGGTTCTGGGTGCTGGTGATCCCGCTGGAAGCCAACGCCGCCGCCACCATCCTGCATGCGTGGTTCCCGGGCGTGGAGATCTGGGCATTTGCATTGATCATCACCTTCCTGCTGACCGTGACCAACCTGTTCAGCGTGAAGAACTACGGTGAGTTCGAATTCTGGTTCGCCCTGCTCAAAGTGGTGGCGATCATCGGCTTCATCATTGTCGGCATCATGGCCATCTTCGGCTTGCTGCCGAACAGCCAGGTCAGCGGCGTGTCGCACATCTTCGACACCCAGGGCTTCCTGCCCAACGGCATGGGCGCGGTGCTGGGCGCGATCCTGACCACCATGTTCTCCTTCATGGGCACCGAGATCGTGACCATCGCGGCCGCCGAATCGAAGAACCCGGGCAAGCAGATCTCCAAGGCCACCAACTCGGTGATCTGGCGGATCGGCCTGTTCTACCTCGTGTCGATCTTCATCGTCGTGGCCCTGGTGCCATGGAACGACCCGTCGCTGGCCAACCTGGGCTCCTACCAGACCGTGCTTGAGCGCATGGGCATCCCGAACGCGAAGATGATCGTCGACATCGTGGTGCTGGTCGCCGTGACCAGTTGCCTGAACTCGGCGCTGTACACCTCTTCGCGCATGCTGTTCTCCCTGGGCAAGCGCGGCGACGCCCCGGCCATGGCCACCCGCACCAACAACAGCGGCACGCCTTACTGGGCGGTGATGCTGTCCACCGGCGCGGCGTTCCTGTGCACCTTCGCCAACTACGTGGCCCCGGCTGCGGTGTTCGAGTTCCTGCTGGCCAGCTCCGGCGCCATCGCGCTGCTGGTGTACCTGGTGATCGCGTTCTCGCAACTGCGCATGCGCAAGCAGCGCATGGCCCGCGGCGAGAAGATCTCCTTCAGCATGTGGCTGTTCCCGGGCCTGACCTACGCGGTGATCGCCTTCATCATTGCGGCCCTGACCATCATGCTGTTCCAGGAAGCCCACCGCGTGGAAATCCTCGCGACCGGCCTGCTGAGCCTTCTGGTGGTCGCCGCCGGCCTGCTGGTGGCCCGCCGCCGCAAGCTGGAGAAGGGCGGTGCGGCAGTGCTGAGCTGA
- a CDS encoding ABC transporter ATP-binding protein has product MAEATPALEIRNLHKRYGQLEVLKGISLTARDGDVISILGSSGSGKSTFLRCINLLENPHQGQILVAGEELKLKPAKNGELVAADGKQINRLRSEIGFVFQNFNLWPHMSVLDNIIEAPRRVLGQSKAEAIEVAEALLAKVGIADKRHAYPAQLSGGQQQRAAIARTLAMQPKVILFDEPTSALDPEMVQEVLNVIRALAEEGRTMLLVTHEMGFARQVSSEVVFLHQGLVEEQGSPQQVFENPLSARCKQFMSSNR; this is encoded by the coding sequence ATGGCTGAGGCCACGCCCGCGCTTGAAATCCGCAACTTGCACAAACGCTACGGACAGCTTGAGGTGCTCAAGGGCATCTCGCTGACCGCCCGTGACGGCGACGTGATCTCGATCCTGGGTTCTTCCGGTTCCGGCAAGTCCACGTTCCTGCGCTGCATCAACCTGTTGGAAAACCCGCACCAGGGCCAGATCCTGGTGGCCGGGGAAGAACTCAAGCTCAAGCCCGCCAAGAACGGCGAACTGGTTGCCGCCGACGGCAAGCAGATCAACCGCCTGCGCTCCGAGATTGGTTTTGTGTTTCAAAACTTTAATCTGTGGCCGCACATGAGCGTGCTCGACAACATCATCGAAGCCCCGCGCCGCGTGCTCGGCCAGAGCAAGGCCGAAGCCATCGAAGTGGCCGAAGCCCTGCTGGCCAAGGTCGGCATCGCCGACAAGCGCCACGCTTACCCTGCGCAGCTGTCCGGCGGCCAGCAACAGCGCGCGGCCATCGCCCGTACGCTGGCGATGCAGCCCAAGGTGATCCTGTTCGACGAGCCCACCTCCGCCCTTGACCCGGAAATGGTCCAGGAAGTACTTAATGTCATCCGCGCGTTGGCCGAAGAAGGCCGCACCATGCTGCTCGTCACCCATGAGATGGGCTTCGCCCGTCAGGTCTCCAGCGAAGTGGTGTTCCTCCACCAGGGCCTGGTAGAGGAGCAAGGATCGCCGCAGCAGGTGTTCGAGAACCCGCTTTCGGCGCGCTGCAAACAATTCATGTCCAGCAACCGCTAA
- a CDS encoding ABC transporter substrate-binding protein — translation MQNYKKVFLAAAVTLAFSAGAMAETLKMGIEAAYPPFNNKDASGNVVGFDKDIGDALCAKMKVECSVVTSDWDGIIPALNAKKFDFLISSMSITDERKQAVDFTDPYYSNKLQFIAPKDKEFKTDKDSLKGKVIGAQRATLAGTFMEDNMPGVEVKLYDTQENAYLDLTSGRLDGILADKYVNYEWLKSDAGKAYEFKGDPVEESDKIGIAVRKNDPIREKLNAALKEIVADGTYKKINDKYFPFSIY, via the coding sequence ATGCAGAACTACAAAAAGGTCTTCCTGGCCGCCGCCGTCACCCTGGCCTTCAGCGCCGGCGCCATGGCCGAGACTTTGAAGATGGGCATCGAGGCGGCTTACCCGCCGTTCAACAACAAGGACGCCAGCGGTAACGTGGTCGGCTTCGACAAGGACATCGGCGACGCCCTCTGCGCCAAGATGAAGGTCGAGTGCAGCGTGGTCACCTCCGACTGGGACGGCATCATCCCGGCCCTGAACGCCAAGAAGTTCGACTTCCTGATCTCGTCGATGTCGATCACCGACGAACGCAAGCAGGCGGTGGACTTCACCGATCCGTACTACTCCAACAAGCTGCAGTTCATCGCGCCGAAGGACAAAGAGTTCAAGACCGACAAGGACTCCCTCAAAGGCAAAGTGATCGGCGCCCAGCGCGCGACCCTGGCCGGCACCTTCATGGAAGACAACATGCCGGGCGTCGAGGTCAAGCTGTACGACACCCAGGAAAACGCCTACCTGGACCTGACCTCCGGTCGCCTCGACGGCATCCTCGCCGACAAGTACGTCAACTACGAGTGGCTCAAGAGCGACGCCGGCAAGGCCTACGAATTCAAGGGCGACCCGGTGGAAGAAAGCGACAAGATCGGCATCGCCGTGCGCAAGAACGATCCGATCCGCGAGAAGCTGAACGCCGCGCTGAAGGAAATCGTCGCTGACGGCACCTACAAGAAGATCAACGACAAGTACTTCCCGTTCAGCATCTACTGA
- a CDS encoding ABC transporter permease produces MIIDLYGFGPALAAGALMTVKLALSALCLGLVLGLLGALAKTSPYKPLQWLGSTYSTLVRGVPELLWVLLIYFGTVNAMRALGEYFGNPELELSAFAAGVIALGLCFGAYATEVFRGAILAIPKGHREAGVALGLSKWRIFTRLIMPQMWRIALPGLGNLFMILMKDTALVSVIGLEEIMRHAQIGVTVSKQPFTFYMVAAFMYLGLTVLAMVGMHFLEKRAARGFARSAQ; encoded by the coding sequence ATGATTATCGATCTCTACGGATTCGGCCCGGCGCTCGCCGCCGGCGCGCTGATGACCGTCAAACTGGCGCTCTCGGCCCTGTGCCTGGGGCTGGTGCTCGGCCTGCTCGGCGCCTTGGCCAAGACGTCCCCGTACAAGCCCCTGCAATGGCTGGGCAGCACCTACTCGACCCTGGTGCGCGGCGTCCCGGAACTGCTCTGGGTGCTGCTGATCTACTTCGGCACCGTCAACGCCATGCGCGCCCTGGGCGAATACTTCGGCAACCCGGAACTTGAGCTCAGCGCCTTCGCCGCCGGCGTCATCGCCCTGGGCCTGTGCTTCGGCGCCTACGCCACGGAAGTGTTCCGCGGCGCGATCCTCGCCATCCCCAAGGGCCACCGTGAGGCCGGCGTGGCCCTGGGCCTGTCGAAATGGCGGATCTTCACCAGGCTGATCATGCCGCAGATGTGGCGCATCGCCCTGCCGGGCCTGGGCAACCTGTTCATGATCCTGATGAAGGACACCGCGCTGGTGTCGGTGATCGGCCTGGAAGAAATCATGCGTCACGCGCAGATCGGCGTGACCGTCTCCAAACAGCCGTTCACCTTCTACATGGTGGCCGCGTTCATGTACCTGGGCCTGACGGTGCTGGCGATGGTCGGCATGCACTTCCTGGAAAAACGCGCCGCACGCGGCTTCGCGAGGAGCGCTCAATGA